The following DNA comes from Triticum aestivum cultivar Chinese Spring chromosome 3D, IWGSC CS RefSeq v2.1, whole genome shotgun sequence.
GGGGGCTTGAAGCTGCGTATACGTTCTGTTCGGCACTCTGCCGGGACAGGAAACAAAGGAGTATCGGTTGAGTACGGTGCGGCGTTTGCGTTTTCAACGCAGTCCGTTTAACTAATCTGTCCGAGTAAATGAAGCAACCCATTCTACTAGCCTAGGTAATTAAATTCAGACGCAGAAGCGGGCGTGAGACGGCACGAAAGCCAGTAAAAAAGTATCACTGACGCTCCCAAACCACTATAAAATCCAAACATACGCAATAGCCATCACAACTCAAAACACAGAGCACGTCTACTCCTCACTAGTCTCCACCGTTTCCTGTACTAGGCTAGGCTACTTGCACAGGCGCCGATTGATCCCAGCAATGGCGAGCCGTTCTCTCACCCCTTTCCAGCTCACTGCCACACTCTTCGTGGCACTCCTCGCCACATGCCACGCCGGCAGCATAGCCGTGTATTGGGGCCAAAACGACGGCGAGGCGTCGCTAGCCGAGACGTGTGCGTCCGGGAACTACGAGTTCGTCATCCTCGCTTTTCTCCCGAAATTCGGCAAGGGCCAAACGCCGCAGCTCGACCTAGCCAGCCACTGCGACCCTTCCTCCGGTGGATGCAGAGGCCAGAGCAAGGACATCAAAGCGTGCCAGGGCCGCGGCGTTAAAGTCCTGCTCTCCATCGGCGGCGGCGATGGTAGTTATGGCCTCTCTTCTCCCGGCGATGCACGGCAAGTTGCCTTGTACCTCTGGAACAACTACCTGGGCAGTGCATCCTCGTCCGGTCCCCTCGGCGACGTCGCGCTCGACGGCATTGACTTTGACATCGAGCAAGGCAGCGCCAAGTTCTGGAACGATCTCGCCACTGACCTGAAGAATTTGGGAAAGAACGGAGGCAAGACCGTACTGCTGAGCGCGGCACCACAGTGCCCGTTCCCGGATGAATGGGACGGCGGTGCGATCAGCACAGGGTTGTTCGACTACGTGTGGGTGCAGTTCTACAACAACGAAGAATGCCAGTTCAGTGCGGGGCGGGGGGCATTCATGGACGCGTGGAAGAAGTGGGAGTCAGTACCGGCGGGGAAGATCTTCTTGGGGCTTCCGGCCTCCAAGGACGCGGCGGGCACGGGGTTCGTCCCTGCCAGCGAGCTCACTTCGCGTGTGCTGCCACTCATCAAGGGCTCTTCAAAGTACGGTGGTGTCATGCTATGGTCCAAGTTCTATGATGACCAAACCGGCTATAGCTCTGCCATCAAGAGCGATGTGTGATAGTTCTCTCTAGTCTATTTGGTTTGGTTGAGTTGTTATTATTGTGTGTCTTCTATTATGTATCATAGGATCATGTGTTAATTGTTTGAGATGACATCTGATATTGCCATATGTGAATATATGAATAAAAACACTGTATAGTTTCTTTGAGCCAAGTCCCATATTACATCAAATTTTGAACTCCATATTTTTCATTATGCACTGCACTGCTTTTGATTCTATAGAAAAGTAAGTGTACAATATCTGGTCAATCAACTGTGGTTCTAGTTCAATATTGGTCAGTTTGAATACCATTAATCGACCACATGACTTGTCGACTTTTTAAGAATAATAACTTTCGCCATCTAGCAACTAGAAGAAATTTTATAGATGATGCTGAACTAGGACTAGAGCTAGAACAGATCTGGAAGAAAGTGATTATTCCTTTTTACAAATAATAAGTTTTTGGAAAATACTCCCTTGAATTTTGATCCAATTATTcctgtgcacttgcaggacatCAACAAGTCATTTGCATATCTCAAGAGACAAAAGAGACTCTAATATTTTGTGGGACGATGAAGGGAGAACAACCGGCCAGATTTATTTTCCAATATTTCCGGAGCAGAAAGTTTACAATACAACTGAACTAGCCAACAAAGGCCAAAACACTATTGAAACAACATTTTTTTACAGAGGTACATAACATAAGAGAACAT
Coding sequences within:
- the LOC123075012 gene encoding acidic endochitinase-like; the protein is MASRSLTPFQLTATLFVALLATCHAGSIAVYWGQNDGEASLAETCASGNYEFVILAFLPKFGKGQTPQLDLASHCDPSSGGCRGQSKDIKACQGRGVKVLLSIGGGDGSYGLSSPGDARQVALYLWNNYLGSASSSGPLGDVALDGIDFDIEQGSAKFWNDLATDLKNLGKNGGKTVLLSAAPQCPFPDEWDGGAISTGLFDYVWVQFYNNEECQFSAGRGAFMDAWKKWESVPAGKIFLGLPASKDAAGTGFVPASELTSRVLPLIKGSSKYGGVMLWSKFYDDQTGYSSAIKSDV